The genomic window CTGCCGCGGATTCCGGGCTGCTGGTCACAAAGTCGTACCTCTTGCTCTCGGTAGACTTGTACACCACGAGCTAGCGGTCAAAAGGGTTAGTTGGTGGCTCGCCAAACACAGGAACTCCACACCTGGCCTCGTCACATACCTTGAAATTGGTCGGGTGCTTGCGTGAAACCTTGCAGCCCACCACATTGCTGAAGTGGATGGATGTCATCTTGGAATCGAGATCCCCGCTCTTGGTGCCAGAGGCTGGCATGATGTGGACATGCTCACTGTCAATGGCAAACAGCTTCTCTGACAGCAACCGCATCGGCTGCTTCCGCCAAACTGTGTACTTTCTGACCTGGGTGCTGAGTCCAAGTTCATCCTGCTTCAGGACCTCCTTTGCCAATGGATGGGTACCCAAAAGCTTGGATTTCTTCGCCTTGGTCCAGCTGGAGTTATCAGAAAACAGAACCGGCCTAGGTGACGAGCTGCTTGGCGAACCCGTCATGGTGAGCGGCCCGTCTGTGGCAAAGCGCCGACGGTACAGATCTAATTCTGTGATATTGCCCAACGAAGCGACCGTTCGGTCAAGCATCACCACGGTGCCGGTATTCGGAACCTTCAACACATGATTGGCCTTGTCTAGCTGGCGTTTTCTACACGCCGTGTCCAGAACTTCGGCTAACCACGTTTCGGTGCTGACGTCGAGTGTGAGCATCTGCCCTGGTGCAGCATCTGACGAGTGAATGTGAATGCGAAGGAGCCTCTTCTCACCGCGGGACGCAGGTGCGGTAGGCTGGGTAGATTGAGGCACATCGGCAAACATGGTGCCTGCCTTGTATCCCGTGTTGAGGACGGGGTTCTCTCTAGGCGGCGCGGGAGCACCCAAGACGGCCTCGGGTCGGGGCGTGCCCTTGGGAGTAAGGTCcttgtcctcgtcttcgccgCCGGCTTCTTGCTCGAACTGCGGTGTCACCCGCTGGTTCTCTTCAAATTCATCCTGTGAAGCTTGCGACAAAGCAAAAATGTCGTAGACTTTGGAAGCTGAACGGGCTCTTCCGGCCCTGTTGTTCGCTGTTGTGAATGAGGTGAGCTGCTTTTTGCGCTCCAAGGGTGGGAAGTCATCATCGActtcgccatcttcctcaaccatTCGTAAAGTCCACCAGTTCACATTGAGCTTGTCGCTAGGAAGTGGTGGCTCCAGCTTTTCTTCGTTATATCGCCACAAGCTCAAACCAATTAGGTCGGCAACCGTTACGGCTCggtcgccgccttctccctcatGAACCGTCCGCCGAATAAGAACCTCGAATGGTTTTGAGGGCTGCTTCGAAAATGGGGCATAAATGCGCAGCATGATGGGATTCGGGTCTCCCTGACCAGAAAGCGAGGCAAATCCATCGAACGGCAGGGTTGGCTTCGTCTTCTTGGCTTTCAGAGCTGCGGATAACAAACTCTTCGGCTGGATCATGCTGATGGGCCGAATTGTGCTCAACggacggggtggtggtagatCGCCCACCGGTAAGTGTAGAGGCAAGGGCATTGCCGACTTCCGTATCGTCATCCTTCGCGTGAACTCCCTGGGTGGTGTGCCCACAACCTGTTCCCGAAGTGAAGCGTTCATAGGGTTCTTCACAGCCTCCAAAATGGATGCTGAGTCGATGCTCTCAATGAAAGCCGAAGACATATCCGAGGCATCAGAATCGGActccgcctcttcctcgagAAGTTCACTTCCCTGTCTCTTGATGCCCTCGGTGGGCTCGGTGAGCTTGACCGACAGCTTGGCGGCTCTAGCTGCCGCTTGTCGGGCGGCTTCCCTGTGCCTGTGATAACCTGATGACTCAAATTCATTCTCTGAAGAGACCTCACTACTCGTCACCGTGTCGCGTCTAGCCCGTTCTTTGACAGTTTCGAGAGCGGACTGCGAGCCTCTCCTTGGGACAGGGCGAGCAGGTGAAACGGTGGTCATCTGCCGTAGGTTGGATGATTGCAGAGGAGAGGAACCTGATCGGTTGCGCACAGGCATCTTCGCAAATTTTATCTGCTGAGCAGCACGTTGATCAGGCTCATCGTCGCTTTCATCGCTAAGATCGCTgctgtcatcttcctccattTGCTcacgccggcgccgccgttTCGTCGCTAGACTTGGCCCAAGTGTCTCCGGAACACCACCTGGAAACAAGCCATTTTCTTCGCCCTCATCTTCCAGCGTTAGTCCAGCCGCCTTGGGGGCCTGGAAATACTCGGAAGCAATGGCCGTTGGAATCGGAGGCGAATGAGTCCTCTTGATGAGAGCGGGATTTGGGCGCCATCCTGCCGATTTGAAAGGTGCTGAATTGAGGAAGTTCTCGTTCAAAGTGAAAAGACGCTCGCCAACTCCATCAGCGATATCATTCAAGTAGCTGGTTCGGAGTTGGTACAAGACCAAACTGAGAGTATGTCAGCTTAATTTGCAGGTAGAAACCTTTTGTATGAGGTACACACTCTTCGACTTGAATGACAGACATGGTGGTTGTGAGAAGGTCGTGGCAGGCGAGGCAGTGTTGAGTTTCACTCTCCAGGGGTGACTTTGATGATTTCAGGTCGGCAGCGAAGATTGATATACGCCCAGGTAGCAAGATAGATTAAAATATGAAGATATCCAgcgtggtgggggaggggagcaatGCAGGAAGCTGGCCGATTGGTGAAAGACGGTGAAACAAGCAGGTGATTAGGAGGTTCGCCCCGCCAAAGGTAGTGAATAGAGAACCCGTCAAGATCAGATGAACACCCAAAATGAAACCGTATTCTCTAATCGCCGAGTATACTGCCAGAGCAACCGGTGACGATAAGAAGTCGAAGTGAGAAGTGACTGAGCAGTTGTCAGTTGGATGATGCTTGGTGAGGTGTATGGCCCGCTCACCCCCCAGGGTCCCAGATGCTTGGCGCATTTGTCACGGCGACAGAGAGCCCCACCGAAGTCGAACTGGGATAATTATGGTTTCTCAGTGATAGCGGACCGAGGTGCCGGAGGGCTTGCTTTATAACAAGTTTATATAAGGTAGCTTTGCAAGAGTTTAATTACATACAAACATTTCGGCAGGAGATAAACCGCTGAGGAGGATACTTTGATTGATTGTCAGTCAAGAGAAACAACCAAGTCGTCGTTGCACTGTGGGTGGAGCTTGAGCAAGGCTTATCGATAAGGTAGCCGCGCCTCTGACGGTCGCAGAAGCAATCAACTGTTTGCCTCCtacaaacccaaaccccaaatTTCAATCATCGTCATCGGCGCGCAAACGACATCATTTGATCAATATGGGCTTGGTAGACTACTCAGACTCGGATTCCGATGCCGAACTTCCACAACCACAGGCACAGAAACCAGCGTCTGTCCCGGCAGCCAGCGCCGCAAACAATAAGAAGCCATTTCAGAAACTTGTCGGAGGCTCAGGCAAGATCGTTGTCAACTTACCGACCACGAGCGCGGCAGGCAAGACAGCCGACAATGACGAGCCACCCGCGAAACGCGCCAAAACGACGACCGGCGGAAGTCGATTCGGCAATTTTGGCTCTTTCTTACCACCACCGAAGAAGACAACTGCCATCGCTGCATCATCCGATTCCTCTGCGAGGCAGCCAGGCTCAGCGCCGGCACCAAGGGTGAACTTGAGGACAGGCACGGAACCAGCTTTTGtaagaggaggagacgacGGCTATGGCGATAGCTCATCGACATCAGGAAACGGtggcctcaacctcccagcTCCCAAAAAGAGCTCTGGCCCATCAATACCCGAGGGTCAGAAACCAGAATCGGAGGTCAAGCTGGTGGGGAAGCCGCTCATGTTCAAGCCGCTTTCAGttgcgaggaagaagactgGACCGAACGCCAAAAAGAAGACGACACCAACAGCGACAGTAGCGAAGACTGAGGTTCCAGCGCGAGTGTCGACACCGACAGAAGCAGTGATCACAGACCCGCCAGTACCCCCGAGTCCGCAAAAGAAACATGTCTCCCTGTTCTctgtcgacgacgacgaagatgctcctccacctgtcCCCACggccacaacaaccacgggCGCCTACGAGCCTTTATTCACAGTCCCAGAACCCTCTCCTACCTTACAACACGCACATGATGTCACAGCGCCTTACCCTGTAGAAACAATCCAACCTTCAAACCCGGTACCGGACGCGTTTGCCGGCCTTTCCAAGGCAGCCCGCCGTGAGCTTTTTGGTCGCTCGGACCAAGTACCGACCAACATGATAAACTTCAACATGGAAGCCGAATACAACTCCAACGAAGCCCTCAGACAGTCGGGTGAGCAGCAGGTTTACAATCCGATCAGATCGATTGCTCCAGGCAAGCACAGCTTGAGACAGGTGGTCAACATGGCCCAGAACAACCAGAGTGCCCTGGAGGATAGCTTTGCCAAAGGCAAGCAGAACAAAAGTGACGCTGCAGGGAGATATGGATGGAAGTGATGCGGGGCAAGGGTGTCTCTGGCAGAGTCAATATTGTATACGGCATAGTTGTGGCCGACGAGCATTTGACAAGTCAAAGATTCGTCGAACCAACGAAACAATTACCATACCTCAATCGCTATTCTCCAATGACCTTGAAACATCTATACGATGCATGCTTTGGCGAAGTGGTCGGGTCGACATGCAGGGAAGGGGTTGCCGATGCAATGCAAGAACGTTGTTCAATTCAAGGATGATTGCATGCTCACTGTTCTGTTTTGGGTTATTTGCAGAAACAATTCTCCTCGACATCTGTTGTGTAACTGTTCCTGACGTTATGGAAAGGCGAGATGAGCTAGGGGATGTCAGCAAGATGGTTTTGAGGAAATGCCCGGAGTGCCTCGTTGCCGTTCTTTTTACAGAAGAGATGAGAGAGGGAATATTCTACGATTGGGTCTCGATTTCTCGAGCCAACAGTGACTGCTGCATGTGCAGATGGATGTCTGCTTGCATAGGGGAGGTTGGATAAGAAGCTTGGACTGGACGCTAAAATATCTCTTGGGTCCCATCTCCCCGCATAAGGGGTGGGGTCACCGAAATAGACGCCAGCCAATCCCGGGGTTGGGCGTCTAATGCTGTCCAACGACATGCTTGGCTATTTTTGCACCCTGGGAGCGAAGAGGGTGTTAACCGCCCGACAGGGACCTTTGTTGTGGTGTTATCACATCATAATACCCTTGCTGCAGTAGGCGGATAGACGACGTTGTTAGTGCTGATGCAGGCACTACTATGGAAGCCCTTAACTGGGCAGGATCACTTCTCACTTGTCgattcatcaccaccatcaccatcacgcTGCATCTGACCCTCTTCTATCGTGGAAAGTTCCATCCCGTCGGGAAACCCTACAGCCGGAACCGTAAACAATGAAACACGGTATAGCTCATCTCTCATAAGGTCGTCGTTTCGTTTCATGTTTCTTGTGATGACTTTATTTTAGTTGATAATCACGGGTAGCCGCCGTGGActgtctttttttatttttcttgcCGTCTCTTCTCACCTCGCTCCTTTGGTTGCCCATCTCCTGTGCTGGAATAAGGCTGCGTTTGCTTACTTCCCATGCCGCATCTATTAATCGATCGGTATCAGATCTGAGGTGCTGTGAGAAATC from Podospora pseudoanserina strain CBS 124.78 chromosome 7 map unlocalized CBS124.78p_7.2, whole genome shotgun sequence includes these protein-coding regions:
- the AVO1 gene encoding Component of a membrane-bound complex containing the Tor2p kinase (COG:T; EggNog:ENOG503NVQ5), which encodes MSVIQVEDLVLYQLRTSYLNDIADGVGERLFTLNENFLNSAPFKSAGWRPNPALIKRTHSPPIPTAIASEYFQAPKAAGLTLEDEGEENGLFPGGVPETLGPSLATKRRRRREQMEEDDSSDLSDESDDEPDQRAAQQIKFAKMPVRNRSGSSPLQSSNLRQMTTVSPARPVPRRGSQSALETVKERARRDTVTSSEVSSENEFESSGYHRHREAARQAAARAAKLSVKLTEPTEGIKRQGSELLEEEAESDSDASDMSSAFIESIDSASILEAVKNPMNASLREQVVGTPPREFTRRMTIRKSAMPLPLHLPVGDLPPPRPLSTIRPISMIQPKSLLSAALKAKKTKPTLPFDGFASLSGQGDPNPIMLRIYAPFSKQPSKPFEVLIRRTVHEGEGGDRAVTVADLIGLSLWRYNEEKLEPPLPSDKLNVNWWTLRMVEEDGEVDDDFPPLERKKQLTSFTTANNRAGRARSASKVYDIFALSQASQDEFEENQRVTPQFEQEAGGEDEDKDLTPKGTPRPEAVLGAPAPPRENPVLNTGYKAGTMFADVPQSTQPTAPASRGEKRLLRIHIHSSDAAPGQMLTLDVSTETWLAEVLDTACRKRQLDKANHVLKVPNTGTVVMLDRTVASLGNITELDLYRRRFATDGPLTMTGSPSSSSPRPVLFSDNSSWTKAKKSKLLGTHPLAKEVLKQDELGLSTQVRKYTVWRKQPMRLLSEKLFAIDSEHVHIMPASGTKSGDLDSKMTSIHFSNVVGCKVSRKHPTNFKLVVYKSTESKRYDFVTSSPESAAEIVQELKKGISPYREV
- a CDS encoding uncharacterized protein (EggNog:ENOG503NYXH; COG:S), encoding MGLVDYSDSDSDAELPQPQAQKPASVPAASAANNKKPFQKLVGGSGKIVVNLPTTSAAGKTADNDEPPAKRAKTTTGGSRFGNFGSFLPPPKKTTAIAASSDSSARQPGSAPAPRVNLRTGTEPAFVRGGDDGYGDSSSTSGNGGLNLPAPKKSSGPSIPEGQKPESEVKLVGKPLMFKPLSVARKKTGPNAKKKTTPTATVAKTEVPARVSTPTEAVITDPPVPPSPQKKHVSLFSVDDDEDAPPPVPTATTTTGAYEPLFTVPEPSPTLQHAHDVTAPYPVETIQPSNPVPDAFAGLSKAARRELFGRSDQVPTNMINFNMEAEYNSNEALRQSGEQQVYNPIRSIAPGKHSLRQVVNMAQNNQSALEDSFAKGKQNKSDAAGRYGWK